Below is a window of Haloglycomyces albus DSM 45210 DNA.
CTGATAGACGGGAACGAAATCGGAGTCGAGCGCACTGCGCTCGCCTGCCGTCGTCATGAAATTGTAAGACTCGATTCGTTGAACATCATGAGTCCACTATACTCTGCGCCGCAAGAGCAATATGGCGTGGTGAGCGCAACTAACTTTCGTTGCGGCTCGTCGACCAGGGCGGGCCCGGGCTGGGGAAGGTTGGATGGGTAGTCCTGCGCGGCCAAGAGGACGGAGGTCTTCGCCCGGTATCACCCCTCTCCCAGTCTAGGTTCGGTATTGGCGTCGTCAGTGGAGCCAGTGGAATTGAAAGGCCAGCGGGTCATCCGGTTGGTAGCCGATCAACAGCGCGAGTAGCTTGCGGAATTCATACCGGAGGAGGCATGGGAGGTAGAGTTGAAAGGGCAGGAACGGGCTGGTCGGCTTTCACCGGAAGGTGTACGGCCGTGCCTCGGTTGATCGGTATGGCCCACGTGATTCTCCAGTAAATCCTGTCTATCAGCAAGGTGTCTGGAGCCTCCCACACTCTTTCAAGTTAGACAGATCTATGTCCGAATCAATGAGTACCTCTCCATCGTGGAAAAGTACCACACTCCTCAGAACGATCTGCTTGTCGATTTCCAGATACAACGGCAACATATAAACGAACTCGGGGCCTTCTTCCATCGGGACAGCCACTAGGTGCCCCCAGGATGACTCGACATTAGCCTGCCGCTCGAACAGCCGTAGTTCTGCGGCGACGTTGGGGTCAGCATGCACTGAATTCAATATCTGACCAAACGACCACGCCGGTTCATGCAGCAAATCAAAGCCTACCGATCCCCACTGTCCCTCGTCCTCAAAGACCAGATCGAACGGCGGCTTCGCGATATTTCCCTCAAGACCGTCGATTTCAAAGGCGATGTAAAGAAATTCGTCAGCCTCACGCGGAATGGTTGGGCTACCGTCTTCGTCAATCTGGACCTCTTGTTGCGTATCAGCCAGTAGACAGGCGGCAGGATCACCCGAGTCGACCAAAAGGTCAAGGAATGTGGCGCCTCCTTCAAGATGCGACGCATCAGCTTCAGCATCGATAATTCCGCACGACACCTGTTCCGCGTGAATCAACGTATCCCTGTCGTCGGCTGCGACGGCCATTTGATCAGGGTATGATATTTCCCCTGTACTATTCGCATCCGGACTTTTGCAACTTCCCATCGTAAGTACCGCCGCTAGACCGATTGCCAAGCCAGAGAAACGCATCAAGACAAACTCCTCAGGTCGATTCCTTATCACGACCCTACAAAAGCACGTCCAACATTGGAGTGCTAAAGCATACAGAACCGGGCAGGAAGAGGATCGACCCGTACGGCCAGTGTCGAAAGAAGTTCCCATTGGTCGGGTTATCCGGATTTGAACCGAAGACCCCTACACCCCCAGTGTAGTGCTCTACCAAGCTGAGCTATAACCCGCACCGGCATTTTCCAGGGAAAACTCCCGGAAATCAGCCAATGGCCACCATGGCGACCGGAACCAATATAGCGCATTGGCCGTACCAGGCTTCCAGCGGGGCGTAATGCAACGCATTGACCTCCTCCCCACGGCTAAGGCCGGGGGATTCCAACCGGTGAGACCGGTTGGCGCACGAGCCCTCGCGGGTGTGCTGGTTCCTGCTTCACAGACTGACTCATGTTTCCGTCTCCACAGGCTGAGACCGCAAGCCCTGCGGCCTTAAGGATGTTTCTCGCCGCGTTCACGTCCGCATTCGCCCGATGCCCGCAGGCTGTGCAGCAGAAACTCGCTTGGCTATCGCGGTTGTCCGCCGCACAGTACCCGCAGGCATGACAGGTCTGTGACGTGTACGCAGGATGGATCGTGACCAGCTTGGTTCCGGTGTACCGGGCCTTCGAGGCCAGCGCGAGTTCGAGCCGGTGCCAGCCTTTGTCGAGGATGGCCCGGTTGAGTCCGGCTTTCGCCTTGACATTCCGCTCACTCGCACGCGCAGTCATGTTCTTAGTCTTGAGGTCTTCCAGCACCACCACGGCATTGTCGGACGCGATCCGGTGCGCCACCTGCGCGGTGAAGTCGCCGCGCCGATCGGTGACCCGGCAGGACAGACGCCGCAGCCGTATCAACGTCCGGCCCCACGACGCCGAGCCCCTCCTCTGCCGGGCCAGCTGTTGCTGGAGGCGCTTATACCGCTTCACCTCGCCGGGCGTGACGAACGCGCGATCGTGGAACCGGCCGTCCGACGTGACCGCCGCATAGGCGACACCCCGATCGATCCCGACCGCCGCACCAGGGTTGGCGTGCTGTTCAGGCGTGGCTTGGTCGTCGTCCACAAGAAACGATATCCACCACCAGCCCGCCTTGAACGAGACCGTGGCGGACTTGATCACGCCTCCCAGTGGGCGGGTAGATCGGTAGGTGGCCCACCCGAGTTTGGGGAGCTTCACTCTCCCCCATTTCCGGTTGATCCGCTCCACGGCCATGGGTTTCGGGTCAGGAAACCGAAACGACGGAGACCACCGGTGCTTCACTCTCCACCGGACGGTAAACGTCCCATGCTCCCGGCACGCCCGGTCGAGATCACGAAGCGTTTGCTGGAGGAGGTGCGACGGCGCGACTTTCAGCCATTCTAGTCCGGGTTCGCGTTTCGCTTCGGCCAGTTGGCGGGCTTGTGGAACGTAGTTCGCCCATGCTCCTTTGCGACGCGCCTCCCGGCGCTGATCCAGCGCGGCATTCCACACCGCCCGGCAGACGTTTCCGTACTCGGTG
It encodes the following:
- a CDS encoding RNA-guided endonuclease InsQ/TnpB family protein, giving the protein MLTGRRFRLKLTPEQAQACTEYGNVCRAVWNAALDQRREARRKGAWANYVPQARQLAEAKREPGLEWLKVAPSHLLQQTLRDLDRACREHGTFTVRWRVKHRWSPSFRFPDPKPMAVERINRKWGRVKLPKLGWATYRSTRPLGGVIKSATVSFKAGWWWISFLVDDDQATPEQHANPGAAVGIDRGVAYAAVTSDGRFHDRAFVTPGEVKRYKRLQQQLARQRRGSASWGRTLIRLRRLSCRVTDRRGDFTAQVAHRIASDNAVVVLEDLKTKNMTARASERNVKAKAGLNRAILDKGWHRLELALASKARYTGTKLVTIHPAYTSQTCHACGYCAADNRDSQASFCCTACGHRANADVNAARNILKAAGLAVSACGDGNMSQSVKQEPAHPRGLVRQPVSPVGIPRP